Proteins encoded by one window of Balaenoptera acutorostrata chromosome 6 unlocalized genomic scaffold, mBalAcu1.1 SUPER_6_unloc_1, whole genome shotgun sequence:
- the LOC130706590 gene encoding NUT family member 2G-like, translating to MTGPTPAGRPLGPQPPRLRMRSCLPEPSQLPQQTPGAVGGRRSACLRAPPQWACAGVRRRAGAGHAGICSRRSLQERREMQGRARYAASLATLLAGNLRDSVFLKPALIEPPYSFRCFEIKPQSHLPILLLHSLLSFASTACPVLGTDVTMNPGASLSTFTAVPFPPPIPGAQHRPPWQQHLPRPITPAFPPGSSLLLPAFPKTPMVANGGRGPSAPGACNLTVQVRSQGRTVEAPQTQTFVVTQAPLNWSAPGALSRSAACPAPEFIATPVMGTVVTASAVGVRQAGKGGWTPGFPPQAPPPAAQLAPIIRPVNSGPWPHDTSREGRLATNQSNASQDGSSNPQREYSNFRRWQHIKPLARRHFHLSPDAEAFSCFLIPVLRSVARLNPNMPLEEGLWRAVQEWRRLSNLDRMIYYERAEKFMEFAAEEEMHIQNLQCMQCAQDLPPPAPPKLDPRGPPAPPSPSFPSSCSASACAPRMSGPRAQPSHPKPHRSQRNPEPKAPKVIPPETVREYVDRMEALAGHVHSATGKSPAECGKDGNELNQEEDDTYLDPCLLSCIDELRSREDSVTKVEAVIHPRFLAELFSPDPQLDVLALAEELKQEEGLTPEELVQKRVLALKEEEGGPAAPSHSAPGMGSSPSESHAGQGA from the exons ATGACAGGCCCCACCCCCGCCGGACGGCCGTTGGGGCCCCAACCTCCGCGCTTGCGCATGCGCTCCTGTCTTCCGGAGCCAAGCCAACTGCCCCAACAGACGCCAGGAGCTGTTGGAGGACGGCGGTCCGCGTGCCTGAGAGCCCCGCCCCAGTGGGCGTGCGCAGGCGTGCGCAGGCGTGCAGGCGCGGGGCACGCGGGGATCTGTTCCAGGAGGTCtctgcaggagaggagagaaatgcaGGGTCGGGCACGCTACGCAGCATCTCTGGCGACGCTCCTCGCCGGGAACCTTCGTGACAGTGTCTTCTTAAAACCAGCTCTT ATCGAGCCACCCTATTCTTTCAGGTGCTTTGAAAT AAAGCCTCAGTCCCActtgcccattctcctcctccaTTCACTCCTTTCCTTTGCCTCAACAGCATGTCCAGTGCTGGGAACGGATGTGACCATGAACCCTGGTGCCTCCTTGTCTACTTTCACGGCagtgcccttccctccacccattcCTGGCGCCCAGCACCGGCCACCCTGGCAGCAGCACCTGCCACGTCCCATCACCCCAGCATTCCCTCCTGGCAGCAGCCTGCTGCTGCCAGCTTTCCCCAAGACGCCTATGGTGGCTAATGGTGGCCGTGGCCCCAGTGCCCCTGGGGCTTGCAACCTCACTGTCCAAGTCAGGTCACAAGGGAGGACAGTGGAGGCCCCCCAGACTCAGACCTTTGTCGTTACTCAGGCCCCCCTCAACTGGAGCGCTCCAGGGGCCCTCAGCAGGAGTGCTGCATGTCCTGCACCCGAATTCATAGCAACCCCTGTGATGGGGACCGTTGTGACTGCTTCAGCTGTTGGAGTTAGGcaggctggcaagggaggctggaccccaggctttcctcctcaagctccaccaccagctgcccagctggcccctatcATTCGCCCAGTGAACTCTGGGCCATGGCCCCATGACActtccagggagggccgcctggccaccaaccagtccaacgcctcgcaggatggctcctctaacccccagagagagtacagtaacttccgacgttggcagcacatcaagcccctggcccggagacactttcacctgagtcctgatgcagaagctttttcctgctttctcat cccagtgcttcgatccgtggcccgcctgaatcccaacatgccgctggaggagggactgtggagggccgtgcaggaatggcggCGCTTGAGCAACCTTGACCGGATGATCTACTACGAGAGGGcggaaaa gttcatggaatttgcagccgaggaggagatgcacattcagaatttgcagtgcatgcagtgcgcgcaggacctgcctcctccagccccaccgaagctggatcctcgggggcccccagccccg ccctcaccttccttcccttcctcctgctctgcctcagcctgtgctcccaggatgtccggccccagggcccagccctcgcacccgaagccacacagatcccagcggaacccggagcccaaggcgcccaaggtgattccccctgagactgtgagggagtatgtggacaggatggaggcgCTGGCGGGGCACGTCCACTCAGCCACAGGCAAGTCACctgcagaatgtggaaaggacggaaatgagctgaaccaggaagaggacgacacctacttggacccgtgtctcttgagctgcattgacgagctgcgttcccgggaagactctgtcaccaag gtggaggcagtcattcaccctcgattcctggcagaattgttttccccagacccacagctggatgtcttggcccttgctgaggagctgaagcaggaggaaggactcacccctgaagaa ctggtgcagaaacgagtcctggccttgaaagaggaggaaggtgggcctgcagccccgagccacagtgcacccggaatgggctcaagtccatctgagtcccacgccggccaaggtgcc